A single Phaeodactylum tricornutum CCAP 1055/1 PHATR_bd_29x34 genomic scaffold, whole genome shotgun sequence DNA region contains:
- a CDS encoding predicted protein, whose protein sequence is MHFLWIEGKDNASDVLTKPLGHAVAWPLIQPLLFWKGETKSPVRSVSSTSQWGVSTGMTVLSTGSRDGAHYLGRGTQGEPVKTNLVCLVTNPDTDVFGQAQSQLSIQKHDVTVSGLDRCHAKEHGNYDECAHGAMYNTVENSGTDHDGAWQIVGPNGK, encoded by the coding sequence ATGCATTTTTTATGGATTGAGGGTAAGGACAACGCTAGCGATGTGTTGACCAAACCTCTCGGTCATGcagttgcttggcctttgattcagcctttgttgttttggaaaggtgagaCGAAATCTCCCGttcgttctgtttcgagtacctcacagtggggagtgtcaactggaatgacagttttgagtaccggttcgcgcgatggcgcgcactacttgggtcgtggcacccaaggcgagcctgtcaaaactaatcttgtgtgtttggtcacaaatcccgacacggatgtttttggacaggcgcaatcccagctgagtattcagaaacatgatgtgactgtttcgggactcgatcgttgccatgctaaggagcatggtaactatgatgaatgtgcccacggtgccatgtataacaccgtggagaatagtggAACGGACCAtgatggcgcttggcagatcgtggggccgaatggaaagtga
- a CDS encoding predicted protein, whose product MSLGQFPLGKESLSVSQSDGRSGYVSHMEFVSALLRKSTVFELPCCGLPPCDMSCGNYSLNTDVASVNQNYAHGVKEACTEMIPKPCSVATWTHNNRNVCTMSTGMTVLSTGSRDGAHYLGRGTQGEPVETNLVCLVTNPDTDVFGQAQSQLSIQKHDVTVSGLDCCHAKEHGNYDECAHGAVYNTVENSGTDHDGAWQIVGPNGK is encoded by the coding sequence atgtccctcggacagtttccacttggtaaggaaagtctaagtgtgagccaatccgatggacgcagcggttacgtgtcccatatggagtttgtgtcggccttattgcgcaaatctaccgtatttgagttaccctgttgtggtttacctccttgcgacatgtcttgtggaaattattcactaaacacggatgtcgcaagtgtgaatcaaaactatgcacatggagttaaggaggcatgcacagaaatgataccaaagccttgttccgtggccacgtggactcacaataatcgaaaCGTTTGTACaatgtcaactggaatgacagttttgagtaccggttcgcgcgatggcgcgcactacttgggtcgtggcacccaaggcgagcctgtcgaaactaatcttgtgtgtttggtcacaaatcccgacacggatgtttttggacaggcgcaatcccagctgagtattcagaaacatgatgtgactgtttcgggactcgattgttgccatgctaaggagcatggtaactatgatgaatgtgcccacggtgccgtgtataacaccgtggagaatagtggaacggaccacgatggcgcttggcagatcgtggggccgaatggaaagtga
- a CDS encoding predicted protein — MDPLEHVLVNLLGATTPDSSYRRFFEEYGITQASELASITENRLATVSYGVLTPSVGDTPATIVRMFLPPAQQDRILKIVKWFLSKGTDVTNETWFELTPEVLEYWQPASAIVAPATPVGSDARSSFVESAAAKFRKTIKNHSVPYPKFSEDRFWVTWNTNIRIKLRIHGVQLVLDPDYLPETVDETDTFVEMQNFVFGVFNDILLTPRARGILHKHVDELDAQAVYRDLVASYGKAHFVLICDFKEQDLCCFFDDLAQFDLRS; from the exons atggacCCTCTTGAACATGTTCTTGTGAACCTTTTGGGAGCGACGACAccggattcgtcgtaccgtcggttctttgaagagtacgGTATTACTCAGGCCAGCGAGTTGGCCTCAATCACCGAGAATCGTCTTGCAACGGTGTCATATGGTGTTTTGACCCCTTCTGTGGGAGATACCCCTGCTACCATTGTTCGTATGTTTCTTCCGCCTGCCCAGCAGGATCGGATCTTGAAAATTGTCAAATGGTTCCTCTCGAAAGGTACCGACGTGACAAACGAAACATGGTTTGAACTTACCCCTGAAGTCCTTGAGTATTGGCAACCAGCCTCTGCTATTGTTGCCCCTGCTACCCCTGTTGGATCGGATGCTCGGAGTTCCTTTGTTGAAAGTGCTGCCGCAAAGTTTCGGAAGACAATCAAGAATCACTCCGTTCCGTACCCAAAGTTCAGTGAAGACCGTTTTTGGGTCACTTGgaatacgaatattcgtatcaAGCTCCGTATCCATGGCGTCCAGTTGGTTCTTGACCCGGATTATTTGCCCgagaccgtcgacgagacggatacatttgtcgaaatgcagaactttgtctttggcgtgTTCAACGATATATTGTTGACCCCTCGTGCGCGTGGAATCCTCCACAAGCATGTGGATGAATTGGATGCTCAGGCTGTTTACCGCGACCTTGTTGCCTCGTACGGTAAAG CTCACTTTGTACTCATTTgcgacttcaaagagcaagacctgtgttgcttttttgacgacTTGGCGCAATTTGATTTACGATCTTGA